In Mus musculus strain C57BL/6J chromosome 14, GRCm38.p6 C57BL/6J, the following are encoded in one genomic region:
- the Rabggta gene encoding geranylgeranyl transferase type-2 subunit alpha has translation MHGRLKVKTSEEQAEAKRLEREQKLKLYQSATQAVFQKREAGELDESVLELTSQILGANPDFATLWNCRREVLQQLETQKSPEELAALVKAELGFLESCLRVNPKSYGTWHHRCWLLSRLPEPNWARELELCARFLEADERNFHCWDYRRFVAAQAAVAPAEELAFTDSLITRNFSNYSSWHYRSCLLPQLHPQPDSGPQGRLPENVLLRELELVQNAFFTDPNDQSAWFYHRWLLGRAEPHDVLCCLHVSREEACLSVCFSRPLIVGSKMGTLLLTVDEAPLSVEWRTPDGRNRPSHVWLCDLPAASLNDHLPQHTFRVIWTGSDTQKECVLLKGHQECWCRDSATDEQLFRCELSVEKSTVLQSELESCKELQELEPENKWCLLTIILLMRALDPLLYEKETLEYFSTLKAVDPMRAAYLDDLRSKFLVENSVLKMEYADVRVLHLAHKDLTVLCHLEQLLLVTHLDLSHNRLRALPPALAALRCLEVLQASDNVLENLDGVANLPRLRELLLCNNRLQQSAALQTLASCPRLVFLNLQGNSLCQEEGIRERLAEMLPSVSSILT, from the exons ATG CATGGGCGCCTGAAGGTGAAGACGTCCGAAGAGCAGGCAGAGGCCAAAAGGCTAGAGCGGGAACAGAAGCTAAAGCTCTACCAGTCAGCCACTCAAGCTGTCTTCCAGAAG CGGGAGGCAGGCGAGCTGGATGAATCCGTCCTAGAACTGACAAGCCAGATTCTGGGAGCCAACCCTGATTTTGCCACCCTCTGGAACTGTCGCAGAGAAGTGCTCCAGCAGCTAGAAACCCAGAA GTCCCCTGAGGAGTTGGCTGCTCTTGTGAAGGCAGAACTAGGCTTCCTTGAGAGCTGTCTGCGTGTGAACCCTAAGTCCTATGGCACTTGGCACCACCGCTGCTGGCTGCTGAGTCGCCTGCCTGAGCCCAACTGGGCCCGGGAGCTGGAGCTGTGCGCTCGCTTCCTCGAGGCCGATGAGCGGAACT TTCATTGCTGGGACTATCGGCGATTTGTAGCTGCACAGGCTGCTGTCGCGCCTGCAGAGGAACTAGCCTTCACTGACAGCCTCATCACCCGGAACTTCTCCAACTATTCTTCCTGGCATTATCGCTCCTGCCTCTTGCCCCAGCTGCACCCCCAGCCAGACTCTGGCCCCCAGGGACGGCTCCCTGAAAATGTACTGCTGAGAG AGCTGGAGTTGGTGCAGAATGCCTTCTTTACTGACCCCAATGATCAGAGTGCCTGGTTCTATCACCGCTGGCTCCTGGGGCGGG CGGAGCCCCACGATGTTCTGTGCTGCCTGCATGTGAGCCGGGAAGAGGCCTGTCTGTCAGTCTGCTTTTCTCGTCCCCTGATA GTGGGCTCCAAGATGGGGACCTTGCTACTCACGGTTGACGAGGCACCTTTGAGTGTGGAATGGAGGACTCCAGATGGCAGGAACCGGCCCAGCCATGTCTGG CTCTGTGACCTGCCTGCTGCCTCTCTCAATGACCACTTGCCCCAGCACACGTTTCGTGTCATCTGGACAGGAAGCGATACCCAGAAGGAGTGTGTGCTTTTAAAAG GTCACCAGGAGTGCTGGTGCCGAGACTCAGCCACTGATGAACAGTTGTTCAG GTGTGAGCTGTCCGTGGAGAAGTCCACAGTGCTACAGTCCGAGCTTGAGTCCTGTAAGGAGCTGCAGGAACTGGAGCCTGAGAATAAAT GGTGCCTGCTGACCATCATCCTCCTGATGAGGGCACTGGACCCCCTCCTCTACGAGAAAGAAACACTGGAGTACTTCAGTACCCTCAAA GCTGTGGACCCGATGAGAGCAGCCTACTTGGACGACCTGCGCAGCAAGTTCTTGGTGGAAAACAGTGTTCTCAAGATGGAGTATGCTGACGTGCGTGTGCTGCACCTGGCTCACAAG GATCTCACAGTGCTCTGCCATTTGGAACAACTGCTCTTGGTCACTCATCTTGACCTGTCCCATAATCGTCTCCGAGCCTTGCCcccagccctggctgctctgcgCTGTCTCGAG GTGTTGCAGGCCAGTGATAATGTCCTGGAGAACTTGGACGGCGTGGCTAACCTTCCCCGGCTGCGGGAGCTGTTACTATGTAATAACC GCCTCCAGCAGTCTGCTGCACTTCAGACTCTTGCCTCCTGCCCCAGGCTAGTCTTCCTCAACCTGCAGGGCAACTCGCTGtgccaagaagagggcatccgggAGCGTTTGGCTGAGATGCTACCGTCCGTCAGCAGCATCCTCACCTAG
- the Tgm1 gene encoding protein-glutamine gamma-glutamyltransferase K, which produces MEGPRSDVGRWGRSPWQPPTTPSPEPEPVPEPDRRSRSRRGGGRSFWARCCGCCSCGNRGDDDWGPEPSGSRSRGTSSRGRDSRGGRRPESRGSGVNAAGDGTIREGMLVVTGVDLLCSRSDQNRREHHTDEFEYDELIVRRGQPFHMILFLNREYESSDRIALELLIGSNPEVGKGTHVIIPVGKGGSGGWKAQVTKNNGHNLNLRVHTSPNAIIGKFQFTVRTRSEAGEFQLPFDPRNEIYILFNPWCPEDIVYVDHEDWRQEYVLNESGRIYYGTEAQIGERTWNYGQFDHGVLDACLYILDRRGMPYGGRGDPVSVSRVVSAMVNSLDDNGVLIGNWTGDYSRGTNPSAWVGSVEILLSYLRTGYSVPYGQCWVFAGVTTTVLRCLGFATRTVTNFNSAHDTDTSLTMDIYFDENMKPLEHLNHDSVWNFHVWNDCWMKRPDLPSGFDGWQVVDATPQETSSGIFCCGPCSVESVKNGLVYMKYDTPFIFAEVNSDKVYWQRQDDGSFKIVYVEEKAIGTLIVTKAIHSNNREDITHIYKHPEGSEAERRAVEKAAAHGSKPNVYATRDSAEDVAMQVEAQDAVMGQDLAVSVVLTNRGSSRRTVKLHLYLCVTYYTGVSGPTFKEAKKEVTLAPGASDSVTMPVAYKEYKPHLVDQGAMLLNVSGHVKESGQVLAKQHTFRLRTPDLSLTLLGAAVVGQECGVQIVFKNPLPVTLTNVVFRLEGSGLQRPKVLNVGDIGGNETVTLRQTFVPVRPGPRQLIASLDSPQLSQVHGVIQVDVAPASGGSGFSDAGGDSRSGENIPMAYRGGA; this is translated from the exons ATGGAAGGTCCTCGCTCAGACGTGGGCCGCTGGGGCAGGAGCCCCTGGCAGCCCCCTACAACACCGTCACCGGAGCCAGAGCCGGTGCCGGAGCCAGACAGACGCTCGCGCTCCCGCCGAGGAGGAGGCCGCTCCTTCTGGGCTCGTTGTTGTGGCTGCTGCTCATGTGGGAACAGAGGGGACGATGACTGGGGACCTGAACCTTCTGGCTCCAGAAGCAGAGGGACCAGCTCCCGGGGTAGGGACTCTCGGGGTGGCCGAAGACCCGAGTCTCGGGGCAGTGGTGTAAATGCAGCTGGAGATGGCACCATCCGAG AGGGAATGCTGGTTGTGACTGGTGTGGATCTGCTGTGCTCACGATCAGACCAGAACCGCCGAGAGCACCACACGGATGAGTTTGAATATGATGAGCTGATTGTGCGCCGTGGGCAGCCCTTCCACATGATCCTTTTCTTGAACCGGGAATATGAGTCCTCTGATCGCATTGCCCTTGAGCTCCTCATTG GAAGCAATCCGGAGGTGGGCAAGGGCACCCACGTGATCATCCCAGTGGGTAAGGGAGGCAGTGGTGGCTGGAAGGCCCAAGTGACTAAGAACAACGGACACAACCTAAACCTACGCGTCCACACCTCCCCCAATGCCATCATTGGCAAGTTTCAGTTCACTGTCCGCACCCGCTCTGAAGCTGGAGAGTTCCAGTTGCCCTTTGACCCCCGCAATGAGATCTACATCCTCTTCAATCCCTGGTGCCCAG AGGACATAGTGTATGTGGACCATGAGGACTGGCGGCAAGAATATGTGCTTAATGAGTCTGGAAGAATCTACTATGGAACAGAAGCACAGATTGGCGAACGAACCTGGAACTATGGTCAG TTTGACCATGGGGTGCTGGATGCCTGCCTGTACATCCTGGATCGGAGGGGGATGCCATATGGAGGTCGTGGGGACCCAGTCAGTGTCTCTCGGGTTGTCTCTGCCATG GTGAACTCCCTGGATGACAATGGAGTTCTGATTGGGAACTGGACCGGTGACTACTCTCGAGGCACCAACCCCTCAGCGTGGGTGGGCAGTGTGGAGATCCTGCTCAGCTACCTACGCACCGGCTATTCCGTCCCCTACGGCCAATGCTGGGTCTTTGCCGGTGTGACCACCACAG TGCTCCGATGTCTGGGCTTCGCTACCCGTACCGTCACCAACTTCAACTCTGCACACGACACAGACACCTCCCTCACTATGGACATCTACTTTGATGAGAACATGAAGCCACTTGAACATCTGAACCATGATTCTGTTTG GAACTTCCACGTGTGGAACGACTGCTGGATGAAGAGGCCAGATCTGCCCTCAGGCTTTGATGGGTGGCAGGTTGTGGATGCCACACCCCAGGAGACCAGCAGTG GCATCTTCTGCTGTGGCCCCTGTTCTGTGGAGTCCGTCAAGAATGGCTTAGTCTACATGAAGTATGACACACCTTTCATTTTTGCTGAG GTAAATAGCGATAAGGTATACTGGCAGCGGCAGGATGATGGCAGCTTTAAGATAGTGTACGTGGAAGAGAAAGCCATTGGCACACTCATTGTCACAAAGGCGATCCACTCCAACAATCGAGAGGACATCACCCACATCTATAAGCACCCAGAAG GCTCAGAAGCAGAGCGGAGGGCTGTGGAGAAGGCGGCAGCCCATGGCAGCAAACCTAATGTGTATGCCACCCGGGACTCCGCTGAGGATGTGGCAATGCAGGTGGAGGCGCAGGACGCTGTGATGGGGCAGGATCTGGCTGTCTCTGTGGTGCTGACCAATCGTGGTAGTAGCCGACGCACTGTGAAGTTGCACCTCTACCTTTGTGTCACCTACTACACTGGTGTCTCTGGGCCTACCTTCAAGGAGGCCAAAAAGGAAGTGACATTAGCCCCAGGAGCCT CGGACTCTGTGACCATGCCTGTGGCCTACAAGGAATACAAGCCCCACCTTGTGGACCAGGGGGCAATGTTGCTCAATGTCTCAGGCCATGTCAAGGAGAGTGGGCAGGTACTAGCCAAGCAACACACCTTCCGTTTGCGCACCCCAGACCTTTCTCTTACG TTACTGGGAGCAGCAGTTGTTGGTCAGGAATGTGGAGTACAGATCGTGTTCAAGAACCCCCTGCCTGTCACCCTCACCAACGTCGTCTTCCGGCTCGAAGGTTCTGGATTACAGAGACCCAAGGTCCTCAATGTCGG GGACATCGGGGGTAATGAGACAGTCACACTGCGCCAGACGTTTGTTCCCGTGCGACCAGGCCCCCGCCAGCTCATTGCCAGCCTGGACAGTCCACAGCTTTCCCAAGTGCACGGTGTTATTCAAGTGGATGTGGCCCCAGCCTCTGGAGGCAGCGGTTTCTCAGATGCTGGAGGTGACAGTCGCTCTGGGGAGAACATACCTATGGCATATCGAGGTGGAGCTTAA